One window from the genome of Streptomyces sp. NBC_00708 encodes:
- a CDS encoding transporter → MSVLDAPAGTGPRTGAAGRAGALIPVFARLKLALLRNGLRQSAGRRAVYLISVAGALLVAAGLLLGLVLLRGHAHADSLVVLLTGVLALGWAVMPLFFSAGDETLDPTRLVMLPLRPRPLIVALLVSSLIGLGPLFTLCLAAGSVTALVHGAGSVVFAVLAVPLTLLVCVALARAVAAANTRLLTSRKGRDLAVLSGLVIAVGIQVVNFGAQRLGRSGGLAPLDPAADVVRWLPPASAVGSVGSAAEGAYGRAVVQLLLAAAALVALLWLWQRSLTKLMTAPDGSTTAAAGPGRREKSGRTGGGLWALLPEGRTGTVMQRALRYVARDPKTKAAWVTALAVGLIVPLVNALQGQGTVYFACFASGMLGIQMYNQFGQDTSAFWMVAQTISSARDAYLELRARALAILLITLPYTVVVAVVTAALLGDWVALPGVIGLSFALLGAMLATGAVASVAFPYSIPQEGAFKNVAPGQAGLAWISILGGMVSAAVLSAPVIALTVTLHATGRTDRLWLLLPVGAVYGALTGWGGLRLAAPRMAARLPEILTAVSKG, encoded by the coding sequence ATGAGCGTGCTCGACGCCCCGGCCGGAACCGGTCCCCGGACGGGCGCCGCCGGCCGTGCCGGCGCCCTGATCCCCGTCTTCGCCCGCCTCAAGCTGGCCCTCCTGCGCAACGGGCTGCGGCAGTCCGCCGGACGCCGGGCCGTCTACCTGATCTCGGTCGCCGGCGCCCTGCTGGTCGCCGCCGGTCTGCTGCTGGGGCTCGTGCTGCTGCGCGGCCACGCCCACGCGGACTCGCTGGTGGTCCTCCTCACCGGCGTCCTGGCCCTCGGCTGGGCGGTGATGCCGCTGTTCTTCTCCGCCGGGGACGAGACCCTGGACCCGACCCGGCTCGTGATGCTGCCGCTGCGGCCCCGGCCGCTGATCGTCGCGCTGCTGGTGTCCTCGCTGATCGGCCTGGGCCCGCTGTTCACGCTGTGCCTGGCGGCCGGCTCGGTGACCGCCCTGGTCCACGGGGCGGGCTCGGTGGTCTTCGCCGTGCTCGCCGTGCCGCTGACCCTGCTGGTCTGCGTGGCCCTGGCCCGCGCCGTCGCCGCCGCCAACACCCGGCTGCTCACCTCCCGCAAGGGCCGCGACCTGGCGGTGCTGAGCGGCCTCGTGATCGCGGTGGGCATCCAGGTCGTCAACTTCGGCGCCCAGCGCCTCGGCCGGTCCGGCGGGCTCGCCCCCCTCGACCCGGCGGCGGACGTGGTCCGCTGGCTGCCGCCCGCCTCGGCCGTCGGCTCCGTGGGCTCCGCCGCCGAGGGGGCGTACGGGCGGGCCGTCGTCCAGCTGCTGCTCGCGGCGGCCGCGCTGGTCGCCCTGCTGTGGCTGTGGCAGCGCAGCCTGACGAAGCTGATGACCGCGCCGGACGGTTCGACGACCGCCGCCGCCGGACCGGGCCGGCGCGAGAAGTCCGGCCGGACCGGCGGCGGCCTGTGGGCCCTGCTCCCCGAGGGCCGCACCGGCACGGTGATGCAGCGGGCCCTGCGGTACGTGGCACGCGACCCCAAGACCAAGGCCGCCTGGGTGACCGCGCTGGCGGTCGGGCTGATCGTCCCGCTGGTCAACGCCCTCCAGGGCCAAGGCACGGTGTACTTCGCCTGCTTCGCCTCCGGGATGCTCGGCATCCAGATGTACAACCAGTTCGGCCAGGACACCTCCGCGTTCTGGATGGTGGCCCAGACGATCTCCTCGGCCCGGGACGCGTACCTCGAACTGCGCGCGCGGGCGCTGGCCATCCTGCTGATCACCCTTCCGTACACGGTAGTCGTGGCCGTGGTGACGGCGGCGCTGCTCGGGGACTGGGTGGCGCTGCCCGGGGTGATCGGCCTGTCGTTCGCGCTGCTGGGCGCGATGCTGGCGACGGGCGCGGTGGCGTCGGTGGCCTTCCCGTACTCGATTCCGCAGGAGGGCGCGTTCAAGAACGTGGCGCCGGGACAGGCCGGTCTCGCCTGGATCTCCATCCTCGGCGGCATGGTCTCGGCGGCCGTGCTGAGCGCCCCCGTGATCGCCCTGACGGTCACCCTGCACGCCACCGGCCGCACGGACCGGCTCTGGCTGCTGCTGCCGGTGGGGGCCGTGTACGGGGCACTGACCGGCTGGGGCGGGCTGCGGCTGGCGGCCCCGCGCATGGCCGCCCGGCTGCCGGAGATCCTGACGGCGGTCAGCAAGGGCTGA
- a CDS encoding ABC transporter ATP-binding protein, which yields MPDRAESDGTDRTTGPGVPRAAAPAVRVEGLWKRFGEQTAVAGIDLELPAGKFIGLVGPNGAGKTTTLSMVTGLLRPDLGRIEVGGRDVWRDPVEVKSRIGVLPEGLRLFERLSGRELLAYTGRLRGLPGQEVDSRATQLLDVLDLAGSQHKLVIDYSTGMRKKIGLAAALLHNPEVLFLDEPFEGVDPVSAQTIRKVLERYTRSGATVVFSSHVMELVESLCDWVAVMAAGTIRAQGPLADVRGDASSLQNAFLELVGAGDRDTGEALDWLGGDR from the coding sequence ATGCCGGACCGGGCAGAGAGCGACGGAACAGACCGCACGACCGGACCCGGCGTACCGCGGGCGGCGGCGCCCGCGGTACGCGTCGAGGGGCTGTGGAAACGGTTCGGCGAGCAGACCGCGGTCGCCGGCATCGACCTGGAGCTGCCGGCCGGCAAGTTCATCGGGCTCGTCGGCCCCAACGGCGCGGGGAAGACCACCACGCTCTCCATGGTCACCGGCCTGCTCCGCCCGGACCTGGGCAGGATCGAGGTCGGCGGGCGCGACGTCTGGCGCGACCCGGTCGAGGTGAAGTCCCGGATCGGCGTCCTGCCCGAGGGCCTGCGCCTCTTCGAGCGCCTGTCCGGACGCGAACTCCTCGCCTATACGGGCAGGTTGCGCGGGCTGCCGGGCCAGGAGGTGGACAGCCGCGCGACCCAGCTGCTCGACGTGCTGGACCTGGCGGGCTCCCAGCACAAGCTGGTCATCGACTACTCGACCGGCATGCGGAAGAAGATCGGGCTCGCCGCCGCGCTGCTGCACAACCCCGAAGTGCTGTTCCTGGACGAGCCGTTCGAGGGCGTCGACCCGGTCTCCGCGCAGACCATCCGCAAGGTCCTGGAGCGCTACACGCGGTCCGGCGCGACCGTCGTCTTCTCCAGCCATGTGATGGAGCTGGTCGAGTCGCTCTGCGACTGGGTGGCCGTCATGGCCGCCGGCACCATCCGCGCCCAGGGCCCGCTGGCCGACGTGCGCGGCGACGCCTCCTCCCTGCAGAACGCCTTCCTGGAGCTGGTCGGCGCGGGCGACCGCGATACCGGCGAGGCCCTGGACTGGCTGGGCGGCGACCGATGA
- a CDS encoding bifunctional DNA primase/polymerase has product MEAAQVPRQRAEQLLDAAVRYTEERHWDVCPGTWLEPSGTGRRCSCGEERCGAPGAHPTGVDWAEGATGSGAAARRMWTQRPGAAVLLPTGRTFDAVDVPESAGFLALARMERMSLPLGPVTRTPDRRMQFFVLPGAAAKTEDLVRRAGWNAASIGLRGVGEGAYVIAPPTRVGGAGAVQWARCPTTANRWLPEVEELIGPLAYACGRAKADARDSLS; this is encoded by the coding sequence ATGGAAGCCGCACAGGTCCCCCGGCAGCGCGCGGAGCAACTGCTCGACGCCGCCGTGCGGTACACGGAGGAGCGGCACTGGGACGTCTGCCCCGGCACCTGGCTGGAGCCGTCCGGCACCGGCCGGCGGTGCTCGTGCGGCGAGGAGCGGTGCGGAGCGCCCGGCGCCCACCCCACCGGCGTCGACTGGGCGGAAGGGGCCACCGGCAGCGGTGCGGCGGCCCGCCGGATGTGGACCCAACGGCCGGGCGCGGCGGTCCTGTTGCCGACCGGCCGGACCTTCGACGCCGTCGACGTACCGGAGTCGGCGGGCTTCCTGGCGCTCGCCCGGATGGAGCGGATGAGCCTGCCGCTCGGCCCCGTCACCCGCACCCCCGACCGCCGGATGCAGTTCTTCGTGCTGCCCGGCGCCGCCGCCAAGACGGAGGACCTGGTGCGCCGGGCCGGGTGGAACGCCGCGTCGATCGGCCTGCGCGGTGTGGGCGAGGGCGCCTATGTCATCGCGCCGCCCACCCGGGTCGGCGGCGCGGGCGCGGTGCAGTGGGCCCGCTGCCCCACCACCGCCAACCGCTGGCTGCCCGAGGTGGAGGAGCTGATCGGCCCGCTCGCGTACGCCTGTGGCCGCGCGAAGGCAGACGCCCGCGACAGCCTTTCGTAG
- a CDS encoding transcriptional regulator, with amino-acid sequence MAARPLVARQPNERLQALIQEAGCSNAGLARRVNMVGAERGLDLRYDKTSVARWLRGQQPRGRAPGTIAEALGRKLGRTVTIDEIGMANGKNLASGVGLQFAPTVVGAIEQVCELWRSDVGRRDFLSGSTVASSALVEPSRDWLITGADPQVARAAGSRVGMPDVEAVRATTAALVDLDHRFGSGHVRPVLVHYLNSVVSGLLSGAYRESTGRQLFAAVARLTELAGYMAVDTGQPGLAQRYYIQALRLAQAAGDRAYGGYVLAASMSHLAAQLGNPREIAQLARAAQEGARGRVTPRAEAMFYAAEARGHALLGDARACLEVVGRAESALAQAEPDTGDDPDWIAHFDHAYLADELAHCHRDLGQAEAAARRAKESLDGHPESRARRRGIGLALLATAQVQMREVEQACHTGTRAMELLGTVRSSRGAEYLEDLQQRLLPYGDEPAVREFGARLELQAA; translated from the coding sequence ATGGCAGCCAGGCCTCTCGTCGCACGCCAGCCCAACGAACGGCTCCAGGCACTCATCCAGGAGGCCGGATGCTCCAACGCGGGCCTGGCCCGCCGCGTCAACATGGTGGGGGCCGAGCGCGGCCTCGACCTCCGCTACGACAAGACCTCCGTGGCCCGCTGGCTGCGCGGGCAGCAGCCGCGCGGCCGGGCGCCGGGCACCATCGCCGAGGCGCTGGGCCGCAAGCTGGGCCGTACGGTCACGATCGACGAGATCGGGATGGCCAACGGCAAGAACCTCGCGTCCGGCGTGGGCCTGCAGTTCGCCCCGACGGTCGTCGGGGCGATCGAGCAGGTCTGCGAGCTGTGGCGCAGCGACGTCGGCCGCCGCGACTTCCTGTCCGGCTCGACGGTCGCCTCGTCCGCGCTGGTGGAGCCCAGCCGGGACTGGCTGATCACCGGCGCGGACCCGCAGGTGGCCCGCGCGGCCGGGTCCCGGGTCGGGATGCCGGACGTGGAGGCGGTGCGGGCGACGACGGCCGCGCTGGTCGACCTCGACCACCGCTTCGGCAGCGGCCATGTGCGCCCGGTGCTCGTGCACTACCTCAACAGCGTGGTGTCCGGGCTGCTTTCGGGGGCGTACCGCGAATCGACGGGCCGTCAGCTGTTCGCGGCGGTCGCCCGGCTCACCGAACTCGCCGGGTACATGGCGGTCGACACGGGTCAGCCCGGCCTCGCCCAGCGCTACTACATCCAGGCCCTGCGCCTCGCTCAGGCGGCGGGCGACCGCGCGTACGGCGGCTATGTGCTGGCCGCCTCGATGAGCCATCTCGCGGCCCAGCTCGGCAATCCGCGCGAGATCGCGCAGCTGGCGCGGGCGGCGCAGGAGGGGGCGCGCGGCCGGGTCACGCCGCGCGCGGAGGCGATGTTCTACGCGGCGGAGGCGCGCGGCCACGCGCTGCTCGGCGACGCGCGTGCCTGCCTGGAGGTGGTGGGGCGGGCCGAATCGGCGCTGGCGCAGGCCGAGCCGGACACCGGGGACGACCCGGACTGGATCGCCCACTTCGACCACGCCTACCTCGCGGACGAACTGGCGCACTGCCACCGCGACCTCGGGCAGGCGGAGGCCGCCGCGCGCCGGGCGAAGGAGTCCCTGGACGGCCATCCGGAGTCCCGGGCCCGCCGCCGCGGCATCGGGCTCGCGCTGCTGGCCACGGCCCAGGTGCAGATGCGGGAGGTGGAGCAGGCGTGCCACACGGGGACGCGGGCGATGGAGCTGCTGGGCACGGTGCGGTCCAGCCGGGGCGCGGAGTATCTGGAGGATCTGCAGCAGCGTCTGCTGCCGTACGGGGACGAGCCCGCGGTACGGGAGTTCGGCGCGCGCCTGGAGCTCCAGGCGGCCTGA
- a CDS encoding ABC transporter substrate-binding protein, giving the protein MTGRRRPPSSRSFRTITGAVAAGALLLTGCGALPGGSGDSREPVTVVTWAPSGDSAPDAVNMAGMTAMAQAYGRWINAAGGIDGHELRVLTCDEQDTPTGAGNCARRAVKEKAVAVLGSYSRHGRAFMAPLEAAGIPYIGGYGASEEEYRSYTSYPLTGGQSALLAGTAGQLAHGCDRISLVRPDTLAGDSQAWLLRTGLTGAGRPAPLDIPAAEEATSYNAEAERALSGAGTDGGCVTSVLGDRTETFFDSFRRLEPEGTRVRVASVLGSVGQPLIDRTGGRNSPFEGAYVTGWYPAPGDARWNEMRKVIREHAFRDDRIDPDDTGVQTTWIAYTALKSLVESMHESRITSGKVTRALGRGVRVDTGGLTPALRWRYEDMLGSEAYPRIVNSKVTFQVVRDGRLVAERKGFVDVARTLVDASATR; this is encoded by the coding sequence ATGACCGGACGGCGACGCCCCCCTTCCTCCCGCTCCTTCAGGACGATCACCGGTGCGGTGGCGGCGGGGGCCCTGCTGCTGACCGGCTGCGGCGCGCTCCCTGGGGGATCGGGGGACTCCAGGGAGCCCGTCACCGTCGTCACCTGGGCGCCGAGCGGGGACTCCGCCCCGGACGCGGTGAACATGGCGGGGATGACCGCGATGGCGCAGGCGTACGGGCGCTGGATCAACGCCGCCGGCGGGATCGACGGGCACGAGCTGCGCGTCCTCACCTGTGACGAACAGGACACCCCCACCGGCGCGGGGAACTGCGCCCGCCGGGCGGTCAAGGAGAAGGCGGTCGCGGTCCTCGGCTCCTACAGCCGGCACGGGCGGGCGTTCATGGCCCCGCTGGAGGCCGCCGGAATCCCGTACATCGGCGGCTACGGCGCCTCCGAGGAGGAGTACCGCAGCTATACGTCCTACCCGCTGACCGGCGGGCAGTCCGCGCTCCTCGCGGGCACCGCCGGTCAGCTCGCGCACGGCTGCGACCGGATCTCGCTGGTCCGCCCGGACACGCTGGCCGGCGACAGCCAGGCGTGGCTCCTGCGCACCGGGCTCACGGGCGCCGGGCGGCCCGCGCCGCTCGACATACCGGCGGCCGAGGAAGCCACCTCGTACAACGCGGAAGCGGAACGCGCGCTGTCCGGGGCGGGCACGGACGGCGGTTGCGTGACCTCCGTGCTCGGCGACCGCACGGAGACGTTCTTCGACTCGTTCCGGCGGCTGGAACCGGAGGGCACGCGGGTGCGCGTGGCCTCCGTGCTCGGCAGCGTCGGACAGCCGCTGATCGACCGCACCGGCGGCCGGAACAGCCCCTTCGAGGGGGCGTACGTCACCGGCTGGTACCCGGCCCCGGGCGACGCCCGGTGGAACGAGATGCGGAAGGTGATCCGCGAGCACGCCTTCCGCGACGACCGGATCGACCCGGACGACACGGGCGTGCAGACCACCTGGATCGCGTACACCGCGCTGAAGTCGCTCGTCGAGTCGATGCACGAGTCCCGGATCACCTCGGGGAAGGTCACCCGGGCGCTCGGCCGGGGTGTCCGCGTGGACACCGGCGGCCTCACCCCCGCGCTGCGCTGGCGCTACGAGGACATGCTCGGCTCGGAGGCGTACCCGCGCATCGTCAACAGCAAGGTGACCTTCCAGGTGGTGCGGGACGGGCGGCTGGTCGCCGAACGGAAGGGCTTCGTGGACGTCGCCCGGACCCTCGTCGACGCCAGCGCCACCCGCTGA
- the purU gene encoding formyltetrahydrofolate deformylase: MTAPQPAEPAPDQYVLTLSCPDKQGIVHAVSSYLFMTGCNIEDSQQFGDHDTGLFFMRVHFSAGTPVTVDKLRASFAAIGDSFAMDWQIHRSSERMRIVLMVSRFGHCLNDLLFRSRIGALPVEIAAVVSNHPDFAELAASYDVPFRHIPVTRDNKAQAEAELLELVREENVELVVLARYMQVLSDDLCKQLSGRIINIHHSFLPSFKGAKPYHQAHARGVKLIGATAHYVTADLDEGPIIEQEVERVGHGVTPDQLVAIGRDVECQALARAVKWHAERRILLNGRRTVVFD; encoded by the coding sequence ATGACCGCGCCGCAGCCTGCCGAGCCCGCACCCGATCAGTACGTCCTCACCCTGTCCTGCCCGGACAAACAGGGCATCGTGCACGCCGTGTCGAGCTATCTGTTCATGACCGGCTGCAACATCGAGGACAGCCAGCAGTTCGGGGACCACGACACGGGCCTGTTCTTCATGCGCGTCCACTTCTCGGCGGGCACCCCAGTGACCGTCGACAAGCTGCGGGCCAGCTTCGCCGCGATCGGCGACTCCTTCGCCATGGACTGGCAGATCCACCGGTCGTCGGAGCGGATGCGGATCGTGCTGATGGTCAGCAGGTTCGGCCACTGCCTCAACGACCTGCTGTTCCGGTCCCGGATCGGCGCGCTGCCCGTCGAGATCGCCGCCGTCGTCTCCAACCACCCGGACTTCGCCGAGCTGGCCGCCTCGTACGACGTGCCCTTCCGGCACATCCCCGTCACCCGCGACAACAAGGCGCAGGCCGAGGCGGAGCTGCTGGAGCTGGTCCGCGAGGAGAACGTGGAGCTGGTCGTCCTGGCCCGCTACATGCAGGTCCTCTCGGACGACCTGTGCAAGCAGCTCAGCGGCCGGATCATCAACATCCACCACTCGTTCCTGCCGAGCTTCAAGGGCGCCAAGCCCTACCACCAGGCGCACGCGCGCGGCGTGAAGCTCATCGGCGCCACCGCCCACTACGTGACGGCCGACCTCGACGAGGGCCCGATCATCGAGCAGGAGGTCGAGCGCGTCGGCCACGGCGTGACCCCGGACCAGCTGGTCGCCATCGGCCGCGACGTGGAGTGCCAGGCGCTCGCCCGCGCGGTGAAGTGGCACGCGGAACGCCGCATCCTGCTCAACGGCCGCCGCACGGTGGTCTTCGACTGA
- a CDS encoding zf-HC2 domain-containing protein encodes MSGSTDGRDEDGRDEEVRGARRIPGPRPAADDFGDLSRVPPPDPAPRPRPETEPSAQAAPEPEAEAEAEAEAEAEAAPPALVLPHRVLQALLGAWALAACSAGETAAVEAHLTECAPCADEALRLRDAVGLLHTDRSLDLDPLLRARVLENCLNRRPAKIPVPDWAAPYDAETARLDALLRDIGGAEWHAPVRLEWFEGERATGRRTTVAGVIGHLTAVDSLVGAALGLDDPLAGAPLSPTARTESYWSANRLPPTRAVREPWREQSHTLIRTVSFAGRGVSELSVSYGDFALPLQDALLDRAFECWVHAGDIAKAVDYPYEPPSAGHLHRMIDLAVRMLPAALAVRRRSGLAGPARQLVTAGSPGRSLHLEIEGSGGGDWYVALDSPAALGSAAHTVAQVALDGVEFCRLVAGHVPPVEAAAGQSGDPEAIRDVLRAAASLSRL; translated from the coding sequence GTGAGCGGCTCCACGGACGGCCGGGACGAGGACGGCCGCGACGAGGAGGTGCGGGGCGCCCGGCGCATACCGGGCCCCCGGCCCGCCGCCGACGACTTCGGCGACCTGAGCCGCGTACCGCCGCCGGATCCCGCGCCTCGGCCGCGGCCGGAAACGGAACCGTCGGCGCAAGCCGCGCCGGAACCCGAAGCGGAAGCCGAAGCGGAAGCGGAAGCCGAAGCGGAAGCCGCGCCGCCCGCCCTTGTGCTGCCGCACCGGGTGCTTCAGGCCCTCCTCGGGGCCTGGGCGCTCGCCGCGTGTTCCGCCGGGGAGACCGCTGCCGTCGAGGCGCACCTCACCGAGTGCGCGCCCTGTGCGGACGAGGCGCTGCGGCTGCGGGACGCGGTCGGGCTGCTGCACACCGACCGGAGCCTGGATCTCGACCCGCTGCTGCGGGCCCGGGTGCTGGAGAACTGCCTGAACCGCCGGCCCGCGAAGATCCCGGTGCCCGACTGGGCCGCCCCGTACGACGCCGAGACGGCGCGGCTCGACGCGCTGCTGCGGGACATCGGGGGCGCCGAGTGGCACGCCCCGGTGCGGCTGGAGTGGTTCGAGGGCGAGCGCGCGACGGGCCGCCGGACCACCGTCGCCGGGGTGATCGGGCATCTGACGGCCGTGGACAGCCTGGTCGGCGCGGCCCTCGGGCTCGACGACCCGCTCGCCGGCGCCCCGCTCTCCCCCACCGCGCGCACCGAGTCGTACTGGTCCGCCAACCGGCTCCCGCCGACCCGCGCCGTCCGCGAACCGTGGCGCGAGCAGAGCCACACACTGATCCGGACGGTGTCGTTCGCCGGGCGCGGGGTCTCGGAGCTGTCCGTGTCGTACGGGGACTTCGCGCTGCCGTTGCAGGACGCCCTGCTGGACCGGGCCTTCGAGTGCTGGGTGCACGCCGGGGACATCGCGAAGGCGGTGGACTACCCGTACGAGCCGCCGTCCGCCGGGCATCTGCACCGGATGATCGACCTCGCGGTCCGGATGCTGCCCGCCGCGCTGGCGGTGCGGCGCCGGTCGGGGCTCGCGGGCCCGGCCCGGCAGCTGGTGACGGCCGGTTCGCCGGGGCGCTCGCTGCACCTGGAGATCGAGGGCTCGGGCGGCGGCGACTGGTATGTGGCGCTGGACTCCCCCGCCGCCCTCGGCTCGGCCGCGCACACGGTGGCGCAGGTCGCGCTGGACGGCGTGGAGTTCTGCCGGCTGGTGGCGGGGCATGTGCCGCCCGTGGAGGCGGCGGCCGGGCAGAGCGGGGACCCCGAGGCGATCCGCGACGTGCTCCGCGCGGCCGCCTCGCTCAGCCGTCTGTAG
- a CDS encoding sigma-70 family RNA polymerase sigma factor, producing MARNTPPRWDRKMQQRLSRGEAAALGEMYDRFAALVHSQAHRMLDDEDAADLVTREVFAHVWENPDAYDPKQGSMRAWVTHLTHRESVRRLRGGPDDDDPDDPDDPDDPDELEERVRRATAAARADYIAASMPAPLRAALELAYVQRRDYRQTAADLGVTEDEARRRLRLGLQLLSTARTRPLEGAPPPGYGRSL from the coding sequence ATGGCCAGAAACACACCACCCCGCTGGGACCGCAAGATGCAGCAGCGGCTGTCGCGGGGCGAGGCCGCCGCCCTCGGCGAGATGTACGACCGGTTCGCCGCCCTCGTCCACAGCCAGGCCCACCGGATGCTGGACGACGAGGACGCGGCCGACCTGGTCACCCGCGAAGTCTTCGCGCACGTCTGGGAGAACCCGGACGCCTACGACCCCAAGCAGGGATCCATGCGGGCCTGGGTGACCCATCTCACCCACCGCGAGTCCGTACGGCGGCTGCGCGGCGGCCCGGACGACGACGATCCCGACGACCCGGATGATCCGGATGATCCGGACGAGCTGGAGGAGCGGGTGCGCCGGGCCACCGCCGCGGCCCGCGCGGACTACATCGCCGCCTCCATGCCCGCCCCGCTGCGGGCCGCCCTGGAGCTGGCCTACGTCCAGCGGCGCGACTACCGGCAGACCGCGGCGGACCTCGGGGTCACCGAGGACGAGGCCCGGCGCAGGCTGCGGCTCGGGCTGCAGCTGCTCTCCACCGCCCGGACCCGGCCGCTGGAGGGCGCCCCGCCGCCCGGATACGGGAGGTCGCTGTGA
- a CDS encoding STAS domain-containing protein has protein sequence MTLKVSETERGGWTVLHIGGELDLLTSATVRQSVHDVVAVGRHDVVLDLSGVRFCDSSGVGVLIALRRLMRSCGGRLRLILPARGAEEGSHVNRVLAALGVRRLFEVYPDWDAAVDEDAEPLTA, from the coding sequence GTGACCCTGAAAGTCTCCGAGACCGAGCGGGGCGGATGGACCGTGCTGCACATAGGCGGCGAACTGGACCTGCTGACCTCGGCCACCGTCCGCCAGTCCGTGCACGACGTGGTCGCCGTGGGCCGCCACGACGTGGTCCTCGACCTGTCCGGAGTGCGGTTCTGCGACTCCAGCGGGGTCGGCGTGCTCATCGCCCTGCGCCGCCTGATGCGGTCCTGCGGGGGCCGTCTGCGCCTGATCCTGCCCGCCCGGGGCGCGGAGGAGGGCTCCCACGTCAACCGCGTGCTCGCCGCCCTCGGCGTGCGCCGCTTGTTCGAGGTCTACCCGGACTGGGACGCGGCGGTCGACGAGGATGCCGAGCCCCTGACGGCCTGA
- a CDS encoding EF-hand domain-containing protein, giving the protein MDSAEYERKIAFRFAAFDQDGNGYIDRADFNAAAARLLTEFGTTARCDKGQALYNGAEAFWQGMAGIADVDGDQRVTREEFVGGAVKRLRDNPERFAEIARPFLRAALAVAAGPSGDGRAPVPAVERALRVLGASPDAAAFAAQSLDTDRDGGVVEEDAVAALAAYVTVIEPD; this is encoded by the coding sequence ATGGACAGCGCAGAGTATGAGCGCAAGATCGCCTTCCGCTTCGCCGCCTTCGACCAGGACGGCAACGGATACATCGATCGCGCGGATTTCAACGCCGCCGCGGCCCGTCTGCTCACCGAGTTCGGTACGACGGCCCGCTGCGACAAGGGGCAGGCGCTCTACAACGGCGCCGAGGCGTTCTGGCAGGGCATGGCGGGCATCGCCGACGTGGACGGGGACCAGCGCGTCACCCGTGAGGAGTTCGTCGGCGGGGCGGTGAAGCGGCTTCGCGACAACCCGGAGCGGTTCGCGGAGATCGCCCGCCCGTTCCTGCGCGCGGCGCTCGCGGTGGCCGCGGGCCCGTCCGGCGACGGCAGGGCGCCGGTGCCGGCCGTGGAGCGCGCGCTGAGAGTCCTCGGCGCCAGCCCGGACGCGGCGGCGTTCGCCGCGCAGAGCCTGGACACGGACCGGGACGGCGGGGTCGTCGAGGAGGACGCGGTGGCCGCGCTGGCGGCGTACGTGACGGTGATCGAACCGGACTAG
- a CDS encoding ATP-binding protein: MQVLQVQLEVGPDPAEVGRARRWARSRLAGSGVRDDEPLAETLILLISELVTNAVVHTGCPAVLRMLFGSSGSPGDTGTVRVEVADASCRPPQQRHARGEDTGGRGLELVDGLADRWGWQPEGAGKRIWCEVDRSVPLIQVQLQPGVHGAEPAVP, from the coding sequence GTGCAGGTGCTTCAGGTTCAGTTGGAGGTCGGGCCCGACCCCGCGGAGGTCGGACGGGCCCGCAGATGGGCGCGCTCACGGCTCGCCGGGTCCGGTGTGCGGGACGACGAGCCGCTGGCCGAGACCCTCATCCTGCTCATCTCGGAGCTCGTCACCAACGCGGTCGTGCACACCGGCTGTCCGGCCGTGCTGCGCATGCTGTTCGGCTCGTCGGGCTCCCCGGGCGACACCGGGACCGTCCGGGTCGAGGTGGCCGACGCCAGCTGCCGCCCGCCGCAGCAGCGGCACGCGCGGGGCGAGGACACCGGCGGCCGGGGCCTGGAGCTGGTTGACGGCCTCGCCGACCGCTGGGGCTGGCAGCCGGAGGGCGCGGGCAAGCGCATCTGGTGCGAGGTCGACCGGAGCGTCCCACTGATCCAGGTCCAGTTGCAGCCCGGCGTCCACGGCGCCGAGCCGGCAGTCCCCTAG